From Cellulophaga lytica DSM 7489, a single genomic window includes:
- a CDS encoding DUF4266 domain-containing protein, translated as MRNLILLFGLIITATSCVTVKGYDKVYLNDDEMILAAKNIERYETNFQVYRESASGANGGKTGGGCGCN; from the coding sequence ATGAGAAATTTAATACTTCTTTTTGGTTTAATAATTACTGCTACATCTTGCGTTACTGTAAAAGGGTATGATAAGGTATACCTTAATGATGACGAAATGATTCTTGCAGCAAAAAATATAGAACGTTATGAAACCAATTTTCAGGTGTATAGAGAGTCTGCTTCTGGTGCAAACGGAGGTAAAACAGGTGGTGGCTGTGGCTGTAATTAA